In Deltaproteobacteria bacterium, a genomic segment contains:
- the msrB gene encoding peptide-methionine (R)-S-oxide reductase MsrB, which produces MNNRKIFWAIAAIGLFLLIMASQPTESSNQKAGKTMTEEKKTSQQATLAGGCFWCTEADFEKLPGVSKVISGYTGGHKKNPTYKEVSAGTTGHVEAIQVFYDPSRVSYTTLLDYFWRHIDPTDPGGQFVDRGEQYRSIIFYHDEEQKKLAEKSKEALMRSGRFTKPIATEILPFTQFYEAEEYHQDYAKKNPLRYKYYRYNSGRDQFLKKNWGESKLNLPIEKEKGYQKPDDAVLRKKLTPLQYEVTQKEGTEPAFKNEYWDNKKEGIYVDIVSGEPLFSSLDKYDSGTGWPSFTKPLEPGNIIEKEDRGFFMRRTEVRSKHGDSHLGHVFNDGPKPTGLRYCLNSAALRFISKEDLEKEGYGGYKAFFGGK; this is translated from the coding sequence TTGCAGCCATCGGCCTTTTCTTATTGATTATGGCCAGTCAACCAACTGAAAGTTCAAACCAAAAGGCGGGAAAAACCATGACCGAAGAAAAGAAAACCAGTCAGCAAGCCACCTTGGCCGGAGGTTGTTTCTGGTGTACCGAAGCCGATTTTGAAAAGCTTCCCGGGGTGAGCAAGGTGATTTCAGGCTACACTGGCGGACACAAAAAAAATCCCACTTATAAAGAAGTATCGGCAGGAACAACCGGCCATGTGGAGGCGATTCAGGTCTTTTACGACCCCTCCCGGGTATCCTATACCACTCTGCTTGATTACTTCTGGCGCCACATCGATCCCACGGATCCAGGTGGACAATTTGTGGACCGCGGCGAGCAATACCGCAGCATCATCTTCTACCATGACGAGGAACAAAAAAAACTGGCCGAGAAATCCAAAGAAGCGCTGATGCGTTCCGGCAGGTTTACCAAACCCATCGCTACTGAAATACTGCCGTTTACCCAGTTTTATGAAGCAGAAGAATATCATCAGGATTATGCCAAAAAAAATCCCTTGAGATACAAATATTATCGCTATAACTCCGGAAGGGACCAATTCCTGAAAAAGAATTGGGGGGAATCCAAGCTTAATCTTCCGATTGAGAAAGAAAAGGGTTATCAAAAACCGGATGATGCCGTCCTGCGGAAAAAACTGACCCCCCTGCAATATGAAGTGACCCAGAAAGAGGGGACCGAACCGGCTTTTAAGAATGAATACTGGGACAACAAAAAAGAAGGAATCTATGTGGACATCGTTTCTGGGGAACCTCTGTTCAGCTCCCTGGATAAATATGATTCCGGTACCGGCTGGCCGAGCTTTACCAAGCCCCTGGAGCCGGGCAATATCATTGAAAAAGAGGATCGAGGCTTTTTTATGCGGCGGACCGAGGTCCGGAGCAAACACGGCGATTCCCACCTGGGCCATGTCTTTAATGACGGGCCAAAACCCACGGGATTGCGCTATTGTCTGAATTCCGCGGCCCTCCGTTTCATTTCCAAAGAAGATCTGGAAAAAGAGGGCTATGGGGGTTATAAGGCCTTTTTTGGGGGAAAGTAG